The Mastacembelus armatus chromosome 14, fMasArm1.2, whole genome shotgun sequence genomic interval AGCCCCACATAATGGGGTTTTGCATGTAACGCCAGACTACCCACTATCACCTGTACCTCCTCCAGGAGCCCGCATAGTTCCTCCTCCACCAGgtcctccacctctccctcccccGACTGCACCATTCCACTTCTGTGGACACAGTGAGGGCAGCAGAGCTGAGACTAAACCTGTGAGAGATCCGAGAAGTGACCTGCTGTCAGCCATTCGCATGGGTGTGTGGCATTATTTAGGAATGTtttcttcacaaaaacaaatacagataatagttttctaaaaatatatgcTCCTTAGTGCATGACCTTATGCATGGAAGGTGTACAGCATAATGTGATCTTATTTTGATATGTTGCATGTTTGGCCCTATTAGGCATCCAGCTAAAGAAAGTCcaagagcagcaggagcagcagaacAAGCAGGAGCCAGTGGGGAACGACGTTGCCACCATTCTCTCGCGACGTATTGCAGTGGAGTACAGTGACTCTGACGAAGACTCTGAGCTGGATGAAAACGAGTGGTCAGACTGACCAAACACAAAGTGTACTGAAGTGCAAACGCTTTGGTTCATTGGGTCTTCAGTGCAAATGAAGCAAAATTGTGAATCTCTCCTTTTGGTCTGCCTGGCTGACTCTGCACATGGAGAGTAGCTTTACATCATCTTGTctgccatgttgtttttttaatgaggaAAATGCATAAATGAGCAGCTTTTGAGAAATTGAATAATTGTATTCTAAATGTTGATGAGCACTAACGCTAACAGCGCTAACACTAATGATGTTAGTAACACCTCTGCTTTTCCTACttggacattttaaaatgtatgttatgAAAAAGCCAAACTATTTATAAATTAATAGAGCATTAGAAACTTTCAATCTCTCCTGGAGTCTACTCCTAcctatattgtgtgtgtgtgtgtgtgtgtatgtatgtgtgtgcatgtaagtATTAAGGATTAATAATTCCATTAGACAATTGACAAAATATacccacaaataaaaaaaaacaaataaaactgacacaGCAGCCTCTAATTTGTTTGCCAAGTGGTAGTTTTTTGCcacttattcatatttttttagaCCACTCACCAGTAACAACCTCCAAATCTGCACCTGCACATTGTGTTCTTCTATTAAGGCTGTCATTATGCTACTATTTCTCTCactgaaacagcaaagacaacTATGATCATGTTcattaaatgtctttattttattttattttatcattatatTGATTTGTTATTTGGTTTAATGCAAATCAATCAGACCATATGTTCCTTTTTATACCTAGAATCAACAACATTATGACTTGagtgtttcattttgttataGTAAATAAATGGAGAGTGGAAATGCTCAGTTTTTCAAGGAAGCACCGACTACATTTAATATTAAGCCACAACAGAATTCATCCACCCTTGAAgatcctttaaaaaaaagtgtcagcTGAGGCCTCAGGCGTTACACTCATGTTGTATCCATAAACCTCATTGTTTAAATAGACACAGTTTTTTGATGACACAGTAACTAAAGATTgtcaaacagaaacagcatgtTGGCAGAAAAGGTGAAACAATTTACACCTTGCAGGTTTAACAGGCATAACTACACACAATTACATGCAAAGTTTCATTTAAACTGACTCATGCTAGACAATAAAGATAAAAGTCATTAGGACAAGCCAGGGCTTCAATCAAATATTTGAAGTCAATGAGAAGCCTGGAGGGAAGGATAAGGTCGTCTGTTTTGCTCTGCAGCTCAtcctttcttgtttttcacCTTACCCCGCTGTacttcctctcctgctcctcagTGCGGTTCTTCACTTCATTTAGACTTCAGGTTTCTAAGAAAAAACTGGGTCAGATGCAAACCCCCGTGACGAGGTCagattttaaatgacaaaaaatccCTTTAAATTAAAGCAACATCAGCTTTTATCAGGTTCAATATTAAAACTCCAGTAGCTTAATGTAATGTTGAAGCACTAACAATAACAGCAGAGATTTCATAAAATCTCCACAGATTCTTTTACTTTCCTAAAACTGATCCCTGAAAATGGGTCTGATCACCAAACCGCCCACACACTGACTGCAGACCTTCCCAAAGAGAAACTGCGGAGGTCACTCTGAGTAGTCCTGCAATTCCACGCATATCCAGCAGAGGTCAGTAACGCCCCCTGGTGGCGCTGCCGGAGCTGCGGAATTTATCGTCGACTAGGAAACTGTTGCGCATGTGACGCCATGTTAGGTCCAGTGCGGGGCGGAAGAGCCGCGATAGGGTTGTTTTCTTCCCGTGACAGTCCGGTGTCAGGCAGGTGACTAACACAGCGAAGCTCCTCCTCAGTCTGCTGCGTTAAAGACGAACCTTAATATCTGCAAGGTCGACACAAggtaggttttattttttgattgtcGAATAGTCGTTAATTTAGCGTCACCTGTAACGTTTTGCGGTGATGATGAAGGCAGCTAATGTTAGTGTTTGCTAGCTAACTAACGTTACTCACCTGAGTAATAGGAGTAACAGTAACAAATATTATATTACTATCTGCTTagtaaacatactgtatgttctgcTATAAACAGTAGTAATGTTAGTGTATTAGAACTCGGGTTTAACCCGGAGGGAAAGAGAAACCGCAGCCTCAGCCGAGGCAGCTACGGTGGCCATTCATTACACCACCGTGTCTGCGGTGCCCATTTAAATGTCCTGATCGTGATCTATAATGTCGTAGACTGTAAAATGTTGGTCTGATACATTTCCTCTCTAAGCTCACCCTGGCTGTCACGACCTGGTTGGGTGTCTCATATTGATTCGTCCGCGGATTTTACAGAAACCGTCAAGATGGACACCTCCAAACTTCCTAAGATCCAGGATGAGGAGCGAGAAAGCCAGTTTGGATATGTGCATGGGGTTTCTGGACCAGGTCTGCTTTATTGTCTTTAAATGGCTTAGCTTCTCATAGGTCTAAAGCCACTTATAGTAAGTCATTTATTCCCAGCAGTGCTGACATAGCATCGTCTTTAGCCTTAGCAATATGGGTAAAATCTCCTGccacagtgttttcatttatgttgcCATGTTGAAATATGCTGTGGGCTTGATGGAGAATAGTTTATGaaactgtgcatgtgtaaaaGAACCATGTCGTCGTGTTGTTACAATACCTGTCAAATCAAGAAAATCAATAATgctcatgcaaaaaaaaactaaaatattccCACAATGTGATCTAGAGCTTAAATGACTTATTTAATTTGATTGACAATATTAATCACCAACTGTTTTAATAATGCAGTTACCATTGAAGCCAGTTTTTTAAGAAAAGTATCTCTAAAATTGCTGGATTCAGCTTCTCTAATGtgatgatttttatttctcttatgTGATGTGAACTGAATGTCGTTATTAGACAAACCAAGCATGTAGACTTCACCTTGGACTATAGGAATTatgagcattttcatttttttctgacagaGTATAGGCTAAATGTTTCAGTGATTGATTGTGCTTATAATTAAAATGatagttgttttttgttttatatgcttttaaatgttttattattgtgttattacTATATTATTCCTTTGAGCTATTCAAATGTTGTAagtagtaaaacaaaacaaaaaagaaaactatagTATGTGAATAATTATATTACTTGTCTGAACAACTGCCTgaatttctatatttttctttttttctttgttttttttttttttaaatcacttcaaTCAACAGTGGTGACAGCTACTGCGATGGCAGGAGCAGCCATGTACGAGCTGGTCCGTGTAGGTCACAGCGAGCTAGTGGGAGAAATCATCCGTTTAGAGGGCGACATGGCAACTATTCAGGTCTATGAGGAGACTTGTATCCTTTCAGTTGTCATGTCAACAGTGTCATGACCTTCCCTAAAACTTAATTCACATAACAAATGTTACACAAGATACTTTACTGATCGCAAACAGGAATCTGAATTTAATGACAGGAGTAGTGGATCCATTCTGTTTTGCTTTCCCTAACTTTATGCTACAGCCGGTGTGTCCGTTGGTGACCCTGTCCTTCGAACAGGGAAACCCCTCTCTGTAGAGCTGGGACCAGGAATCATGGGCTCCATCTTTGACGGTATCCAGCGTCCGCTAAAAGACATCAATGACCTCACTAAAAGTATTTACATCCCAAGAGGAGTCAACATTGGTGCTCTCAACAGAGACCTCAAATGGGAGTTTATCCCTGGCCAGAACCTACGAGTAAGAGAAATTTTTTATTGGGGTGTGGATTTTAATGTCTCTACTCTGGACTGTTGTGACTTATTTCACATAATCCTTTTCCCAGGTTGGCAGTCACGTAACAGGTGGTGACATCTACGGCGCTGTGTTTGAAAACTCCTTAATCAAGCACAAGCTGATGCTTCCTCCTCGCAACAGAGGCACCATCACCTATGTGGCCCCACCTGGGCATTATGACATttctgtgagtgtttgtcttgGATCAAAACAGTCTTCTGTTTGATCAGGATTTctgtaaacagatttttatcTTGTTGCATTCAGGATGTGGTTCTGGAACTCGAATTTGAAGGTGTGAAGGAAAAGTTGACAATGGTGCAGGTGTGGCCAGTGCGACAGGTCCGTCCAGTAACAGAGAAACTACCTGCCAATTATCCGCTGCTGACTGGTCAGCGAGTTCTGGACGCGCTATTTCCGTGAGTATGCTTGTCAAGAGCAAATGATCACTAATTAGCCTTCATCAAATAAAATGCGTAAGATGCGTGAATTTACATGAcctgtgtgctgtatagttGTGTGCAGGGTGGCACCACTGCCATACCAGGAGCCTTTGGATGTGGAAAGACAGTGATTTCACAGTCATTGTCCAAGTACTCAAACAGTGACGTCATTATCTACGTCGGCTGTGGAGAGCGTGGAAATGAAATGTCTGAAGTACTGCGGGATTTCCCTGAGGTTGGTAGATTTCTCAGTTTAAGCTCACACGTACTGTTCTGCGACACCTGCACCTACTCTTGGGCTTACAGTGTGTAATGGTGACACTGCTCTTCCCGATAGCTCACTATGGAAGTCGATGGCAAAGTTGAGAGCATCATGAAGAGAACAGCACTGGTTGCTAATACATCCAACATGCCTGTGGCTGCTCGAGAGGCTTCTATTTATACAGGTACCGACCATCCACATTATAGAGAGCAGtcttacttttttattttgattggcGCTAGATGCTACAAAGTAAATTTCTGTTGTTACTGTAAAAGCAGCAGGAAAATTTTATGTTTCCACTTTAATTCTTTGGAGAATCCATCAAATCCAATTTAATCCATTAGtcaatttaatataatttcCTCTCCAGGGATCACACTGTCTGAATACTTTCGAGACATGGGTTACAACGTGAGCATGATGGCTGACTCAACATCTCGATGGGCCGAGGCtctgagggaaatctctggaAGATTGGCGGAAATGCCTGCAGGTATGTTCTTTAGGTGGTTGTGATTTACTTCTGTGCTTCTGTTAAGACGCAGGCAGGCAGTAGGGAAGATGATGTGAACCAGTTACAGTTGTTTATGTCTCTTTGTAGACAGCGGTTATCCTGCTTACCTGGGCGCCAGGCTCGCCTCCTTCTATGAGCGAGCTGGACGTGTGAAGTGTCTGGGAAATCCGGAAAGAGAAGGCAGCGTCAGCATCGTAGGAGCGTGAGTTGCTCTACACTTTAAGACACCAGGCTTCGTCACCATCTGGGTTTCAagtttctgtttgatgttttctaGTTTTTTGTTATGGTGTTTCTAATATaaactaaaactgaactgaaccaAAAGCATTGGGCGGTTAGAAGCcaaatattgaaaaaaacatcatgGGGCAGCATGTTGGTGATGAATTATCATCTCTGCCTCTTCTAAGCTGGATTCTTCTCTGTATAGTTTTTGAAGATTTGTACATTTCAAGTATTAGGTCTTGAAATATAAACATAAGGAACATTATCCATTATTATGCTGATGTTTACTTTAATATGGTGTcctttttttttagtgtatCGCCCCCTGGTGGAGACTTTTCAGATCCTGTCACTTCAGCCACATTGGGTATTGTTCAGGTAAGCAATGAGCAGTGGCTCTTCATCTCTTGATCTTAACATTTGACTTATATCACCACagttattatttttcttctctgcactTTTctgagtgtttttttgtttttgctctgcaGGTGTTTTGGGGACTGGACAAAAAGCTGGCTCAGAGAAAGCACTTCCCTTCTGTAAACTGGCTGATTAGCTACAGCAAGTACACACGAGCTCTGGATGAATATTATGACAAACATTTCCCAGAGTTTGTCCCTCTCCGTACAAAAGCGAAGGAGATTctacaagaggaggaggacctgGCTGAAATTGTGCAGCTTGTAGGAAAGGTGGGGCAGTTTAAGATTAGACAACATGGTATAACACAAACTGTGACTTCAGCTAAAGTGAAATCTGTGTTTTATAAAAGGATCTGTAGTCACAGCTGttaaatgaatcatttaaacTAATAGTGTTCTCACCTGGTTAATCAACAACTCTGGAAAAAATAGTGGATTGATCTTCGTAATCTTGTGTTTACAGGCTTCTCTTGCTGAAACTGACAAGATCACTCTAGAAGTAGCTAAGCTCATCAAGGATGACTTCCTGCAGCAGAACGGTTATACTCCATATGATaggtaaacagaaaaaaaaacctcaccaCCCGCAAAAcacgttttttttcttttcagaaaacCTGAATTGGCTTTACCACCAAAAGAAATTACTGATTCTTGTAAACACTATTAGAGAATCAGCTGTTGGGGAGGTTGATTCTCAAAATGTAATGGGGTCCTTTAGTGTGACATAAAGCAAGGTAGCAGCAGCTAATCAGCTGTGAAGggaaaatgtatataaatatttttcctGCAGTTGATTATTGCATAATCTGTTAGCTTCATAATATTCATAATATTCCTATATGCAGGTTCTGCCCCTTCTACAAAACTGTTGGCATTCTCTCCAACATGATCGCTTTCTACGACATGGCCCGACACGCGGTGGAGTCCACAGCACAGAGTGACAACAAAATCACCTGGGCCATTATCAGGGAGCACATGGGAGAGATCCTTTACAAGATCAGCTCCATGAAGTTCAAGGTACATGTCAAGTTTCTTATCTTATTGACTAtatgttttgggtttttttttttcatcactttAAATAGAAGAACTTTGTTGATATCTGTTGACGTACTGTTCATGTTCAATGGATTCTTTAGGACCCTGTCAAGGATGGCGAAGCTAAAATCAAAGCAGACTATGGCCAGCTGCTGGAGGACATGCAGAACGCCTTCCGGACCCTGGAAGAATAACTGTCTTACCTCTAATCTCCTCTGTGAAATATCCAAACCCTTGTGCAGTGCTATATATTTGCAGATTAAGCAGCTCGTGTTCTGAGTGTCTGCCTCAGTCATGTGAACTCCTTTGTTCCTTGGTGTTTATGTCCCCTTAAACATTCCATGGCCTGGACAAATTactatttcatttttgttgatttttgactcatctgttttaaaaacacagctctgGAAGCCCTTAAAACACCTGAAAATATGGCAACACCTTTACTCAGCGCATTACATAGCGCATACAAATCACTGCACCGTCAGGCTGTGGTTAAAACCAGTTCTCACCTCAAGGTGGTGCACATGCAGTGGAGAAGGAGATGTGGCACGGATCAGTACAGGATAATAAGTGGGAACATGCACATGGGTAAAGGGACAAACGCACTGTGTTACAATCATTTTGGGTTTAAAGCATTCTTCCATCTATTACCTCTTAAGTGTGACGTTGTTGATCATGTACttgatgtgtaaaaaaaaaaaaaagtgaatgaatgagCGTGTTAAAGTTGTGTTGTAACAGATGTCTTACTATTATATTCATGGTACATTGCTGTTctctgaaataaatgtaaagaaatgaCTAATGCTTATTGGTTCAGTAAGATTTTATTTACCATGTGCTGAtgaattgtgttttgtcttttgtttttaggtATGGGTGAGTAAGTTGTATTGATGTTTGTAATATGTACACAACcatctttgacttttcaaagCAGCTGAATGAGTATGAGAATCATCATTTGCTGAACTTCATATTTGGTAACAGACTCTCACCTCTAGGTGGCATACACATGTCGCTTAAATGCTGTAGGGTGAAAACCactaatgttttaaaatatgtttgccaaaattcattttatatatttttaaagaaacaaaaatacactGTGAATCTACGTGTTTCAACACTTCAGTTTGATGCTGTAGTTTTATGCCTGCACATTATTAATATCTCACATGTAATTAATCTCCTTAAGATTCAGCCTAATGTATTTGATAATATTGAAATCCTAAAGTTAAAACTCAGGGGACCAAATAGAAGCCCAAGAGAAAATGCTGCCTAGAATTCAGTGTTAAAACAGGTCCACAAGAAGTTGCTTGACCTGGGAAAGCCTTGGATGCTGATTGGTAGACAGGAGTATTAGAAAATAGTGGcattcaataaaaaatataatgaaatggcctaaacaatataattttttttaaaaaagaagttGGAAAGAAGACTGCACCCTCACAGAAATCTGCTTCTTCCTGTTACCATGAACCAGTGACTGGGTCATTTGGGCTAGTACCTCTCATCTACTCAGGTGAGTAGGCTGAGTTTGattaatacaaaaaagaaatacagaacaacaaacaaaccttaATGTAAGATTTTCTGTTGCTGCAGACAATCACATTCTCCAGGCACTCAAACAGCCATGAGTGCACCAAATCATTTATAACTGAACAGCTTTAACCTTATCTACTTAACCTGACAGTGCCCAGTCTTTTAGTGCTTAATAACAGCGatttaacacaaaaacataGGTGATGTTAGGATACAAGGCCTAGTGAAAAGGGAGAGGAGCAGTCCTTTCACAAATTGGTatctaattattttttcatgGACTGACCATTTCCTGTCTTATCTGCAAGGACAAAACTGTTCATTGCACAAAACCTAAGTGTTGCAGACTTATTGATACATAAGGATCGGAAGCTCTTTAGTACATAAGTaggacagcaacaaaaaaaaaagacagatttgGTTTCATTATATTCCCTCTTTGCTTTATTCACGTCATGCTTTGTTCATTGCCAGTACAGCATCTTTGCAGCCTGCTGATGTGTAATCACCAGCACATACCGTTGGGTCAGACTGTTGTGTACGTCTCACAGCATTAATTCCTACAAAATAGATTAGAGTCAGTATCTCGGGTTCCGGGCTCCATCAAGACTAATGGAAGCATAAGCATCAGGAGCAAGAGCAGCATCTTGTCTCTGCATTGATTCGGTCCATCCAGACTCACACTAGCGCAGACATTAAGAGGTTTCGGTGGTCTCAGAATATACCAGTCTGCAGCTTATGCACCTGTCCCTCTTCCTCTTATTCTTCAGTTTGTAATGACTGACgggcagtgtctgtgtgtgtgtgtgtgtgtgtgtgtgtgtgtgcgtgtgtgtgtgtaaagaagGCATTTACAAAACTGTAAATGCACAGCAAAGCTCAAAGTGGGGGACGGGAGGTGCCATCACTTTCAGTCTACGTATACGTACCATTCACCTCTATTAttacatgaaaacagaattaCAGTGCACTCAGTTACTTTCCATTGTGACCAATAAGCATCAATATTGGTTATAATTTGTCTAGAATCTGCCAAGAGCTGACTTTTCACAATACTCAGTTTTGCTCTCTATGAACGATTCGTGAAATCCAGTGTGCTTCCCACAAGCTCATCCTCCAGGCACCACTGTGGTCACACAGCTGTCAGTTCTGATGCACAGCTTTAAACAAGCTGCAGTTTTACCTCCACAcagccacagtcacacagcagccCCTGGTATTCAAGGTCCTGCGTTGGCAAACAGGTGCTCTCTGAAGTGTTCATGAGCAAAAACCTGAACCCAGATTCCTAACTCCTCAGTGGGAGCTGATTTGTATTTGAGCCTTTGCTCTGACAGGTTGAGAGAAATGAACACTTTCCTGCAGGGGAACACACACTGGCATTGTTTGCATCAACCAGTTACACATGTCATGCAAAaagtgtacacacatgcacacatgctcatATTATTTGCcactgatcacacacacatacacacacacgcacatacactcTTCCAGAGTTTTCTGTGTGTAAGCAACAAGGTCAGGTTGCTTGTGGGAGGAAATATGATCCCTGGGTGGAGCTGCCCAATAGATCATTGCTCACTCTCTCATCCATGAGTGCCTGTCATGTTTCTCATATGCACCCTCGTCCAGCTCAGTGAGGATTATCAGTGCTGCTGTTGAGCTTTTGACCACATCAACATAGTCCCTCAGCTGTGGGAAGAGGTATGAATGACTCCCTGCTCTCCAGCTCCCTCAACCAATTGAGGTAGCACCTATATTTACCAAGCATGCCAGaattaaaacttaaaatggTAACTGATGGAAGCTGTAAGGCAGAATCAGGCTGAGTATGCTAGAGGACGACCTGTGAACTATTTAATAATATGTGAGGGAGGTAGTCTTTGGGAAAGTGAGCTGGCAGATGCGCTACAATATCAAACTACTTGTCAGGAGAAATCCAAGTTGCCTTCTGTTGGGACACTTCCACCGTGGGAATCCAAGAAATGAAAACCATCTCACTGCACTCATACGGTGTCGCCACAGCACCACCAGAACAGAAACGTGCCAATTTCCTTTTTCAACACAAATGACTGATGAGAAACTAGGCTGctgttttcaatttttttccccctcctcaGTCATTCACAGAAGGAGCTTGGTGACAAGGGGTCGTCATCGTaattattttcctctttatcATTTTCTGACGTTTGCATAACTGGACGGAGTGAAGCCGACATTCAGCCCACGTGTGTtgatgattttgtgtttttgccgTGGAAAAGGTAAGTAGACAGACAGATGGTTTAGCCTGGCTTTGTGAAGGTGGACTTTCCCATTAACGCACATTAAATGCATTATTGTTGGTGAGCAGTAGTGCTCATTATTAGATTATATTGACTTAAATGAATACACATGAAATCTTTTAAAGTAGGAAAATttcataaaagaaaacaaaagcttaaACTGTTGATTTATCCTTTAACTTTATCTGTGAATTACTGAATAGTTCCAGGTTATGCTTGATATAACAAAGCTG includes:
- the LOC113143452 gene encoding V-type proton ATPase catalytic subunit A-like, with the translated sequence MDTSKLPKIQDEERESQFGYVHGVSGPVVTATAMAGAAMYELVRVGHSELVGEIIRLEGDMATIQVYEETSGVSVGDPVLRTGKPLSVELGPGIMGSIFDGIQRPLKDINDLTKSIYIPRGVNIGALNRDLKWEFIPGQNLRVGSHVTGGDIYGAVFENSLIKHKLMLPPRNRGTITYVAPPGHYDISDVVLELEFEGVKEKLTMVQVWPVRQVRPVTEKLPANYPLLTGQRVLDALFPCVQGGTTAIPGAFGCGKTVISQSLSKYSNSDVIIYVGCGERGNEMSEVLRDFPELTMEVDGKVESIMKRTALVANTSNMPVAAREASIYTGITLSEYFRDMGYNVSMMADSTSRWAEALREISGRLAEMPADSGYPAYLGARLASFYERAGRVKCLGNPEREGSVSIVGAVSPPGGDFSDPVTSATLGIVQVFWGLDKKLAQRKHFPSVNWLISYSKYTRALDEYYDKHFPEFVPLRTKAKEILQEEEDLAEIVQLVGKASLAETDKITLEVAKLIKDDFLQQNGYTPYDRFCPFYKTVGILSNMIAFYDMARHAVESTAQSDNKITWAIIREHMGEILYKISSMKFKDPVKDGEAKIKADYGQLLEDMQNAFRTLEE